One window of Bifidobacterium pseudocatenulatum DSM 20438 = JCM 1200 = LMG 10505 genomic DNA carries:
- a CDS encoding peptidoglycan glycosyltransferase FtsW, which yields MSMEKPKTKQSDGTRQKRQAAAEERVDDFRGYVGLRSMLNPIWCFHGFRVSVVILTIFGVIMVFSSSSVYMIANDQSPWSQAIKQGAFCVLGLIVGVACMMVPAELIRRVSFAFLLVALFLQSLTFTPLGVDAQGNKGWIGLFGFTFQPAEVVKLALCVWLPRELISAQKRVSKVGPVNAYRRLITWLGLALLLVMGGKDLGTAMILFAIAGTALLLGNFPGKWLAIVACGGLALVGGLVISSPNRLNRVMATYQTCSAADMEGVCYQVVHGKYAMASGGLLGVGIGNSGEKWGYLPEAHNDFIFAIIGEETGFVGASLVILLFLVLGWCMLVVAIQAHDRYITLVLANITVWIVGQAFVNIGVVVGLFPVMGVPLPFVSAGGSSLILCLGAAGVTISMMKQQPQIQAEIQRV from the coding sequence ATGAGCATGGAGAAGCCTAAAACCAAGCAGAGTGACGGTACCCGTCAGAAGAGGCAGGCTGCTGCTGAAGAACGGGTCGACGATTTTCGTGGTTATGTCGGTCTGCGAAGCATGCTTAATCCGATTTGGTGTTTTCACGGGTTTAGGGTCTCTGTGGTTATCCTCACCATTTTCGGTGTGATCATGGTGTTTTCCAGCTCTTCGGTGTATATGATTGCCAATGACCAATCTCCATGGTCACAAGCGATTAAGCAGGGCGCATTCTGCGTTCTCGGACTTATTGTGGGCGTGGCCTGCATGATGGTTCCGGCGGAGCTTATCAGAAGGGTCAGTTTCGCTTTTCTGCTCGTCGCCTTGTTCTTGCAATCGTTGACATTTACGCCGTTAGGTGTTGATGCTCAGGGTAATAAAGGTTGGATTGGTCTTTTTGGATTTACCTTCCAGCCGGCTGAGGTCGTCAAGCTTGCGCTATGCGTATGGCTGCCTCGGGAGCTGATTAGCGCGCAGAAGCGGGTAAGTAAGGTGGGGCCGGTCAATGCATATCGCAGGTTGATTACGTGGCTTGGTCTTGCATTGCTGTTGGTTATGGGCGGCAAGGATCTTGGTACGGCCATGATTCTCTTTGCGATTGCGGGAACCGCGTTGTTGCTGGGAAATTTTCCTGGCAAATGGCTGGCTATTGTGGCATGTGGCGGTCTGGCTTTGGTCGGCGGTCTTGTTATCAGCAGTCCGAACCGACTTAACCGCGTCATGGCTACATATCAGACTTGTTCCGCAGCTGATATGGAGGGTGTCTGCTATCAGGTGGTGCATGGCAAATACGCCATGGCTTCCGGAGGCTTGCTGGGCGTTGGGATCGGCAATTCCGGAGAAAAATGGGGATATCTTCCGGAAGCGCACAACGATTTCATTTTCGCCATCATTGGTGAGGAAACGGGTTTCGTCGGCGCTTCGTTGGTGATTCTGCTGTTCCTTGTGCTTGGATGGTGCATGCTGGTGGTGGCTATCCAAGCGCATGACAGATATATCACTTTGGTGCTGGCCAATATTACCGTGTGGATCGTCGGCCAGGCGTTTGTGAACATTGGTGTCGTGGTGGGGCTGTTCCCTGTTATGGGTGTGCCTTTGCCTTTCGTGTCGGCCGGTGGTTCGTCGTTGATTCTGTGTTTGGGCGCTGCGGGCGTGACCATCAGCATGATGAAACAGCAGCCGCAGATCCAAGCGGAGATTCAGAGAGTCTGA
- the murD gene encoding UDP-N-acetylmuramoyl-L-alanine--D-glutamate ligase — translation MDMDMSGKTVIVAGLGVSGQSMMEVLGSRAEKVLGVDEKKPDADLHSFDRIDWDHVDLVMTSPVFNPRTPFILEAQRRGIPVMSEVELAWQLRVNCDSTGELAQWIGITGTNGKTSTTEMTSEMLTACDLTAPAVGNIGKAVSHAVVDPANDVLCVELSSFQLHFTDSLALDCAAITNIADDHLDWHGGIENYAADKAKVFHRVKKALVYNADDERVTRLAFAAETAEGCRKVGFTLSEPQDGQIGVKDGWIVDMSGIAGGELGMPEQVAKVSEFTHLTEPDGTVYPHLLADALTALALVLGLGADKEKAIASLEQFTPGGHRIQTVATATTPDGGSIRFVDDSKATNAHAAKASLNSFADKSVVWIAGGLAKGSRFEQLVAEQSHTIKAAVVIGKDQQPILDAFAASAPDIPLTIIDPANNDVIMERAVDAAGEYAQSGDVVLMAPACASMDQFKSYADRGNQFAQQAQRWVNEHGEA, via the coding sequence ATGGATATGGATATGAGCGGTAAGACCGTGATTGTGGCGGGTCTTGGAGTTTCTGGCCAAAGCATGATGGAAGTGTTGGGGTCCCGCGCCGAAAAAGTGCTTGGCGTGGATGAAAAGAAGCCCGATGCTGATTTGCACTCCTTTGATCGCATCGACTGGGATCATGTTGATTTGGTTATGACTTCGCCGGTGTTCAATCCGAGGACTCCGTTTATTCTTGAGGCGCAGCGTCGTGGCATTCCTGTGATGAGCGAGGTTGAGCTTGCTTGGCAGCTGCGAGTGAATTGCGATTCCACCGGCGAACTAGCACAATGGATCGGCATCACCGGCACCAACGGCAAAACCTCCACTACGGAAATGACTTCGGAAATGCTGACGGCTTGTGACCTGACGGCACCGGCTGTCGGCAACATCGGCAAGGCGGTATCCCATGCCGTGGTCGATCCGGCAAATGATGTGCTATGCGTTGAGCTGAGTTCCTTCCAGTTGCATTTCACCGATTCGCTGGCTTTGGATTGCGCTGCGATTACCAATATCGCGGATGATCATCTTGACTGGCATGGCGGCATTGAAAATTATGCGGCAGATAAGGCGAAGGTCTTCCACCGCGTCAAGAAGGCTTTGGTATATAACGCCGATGACGAGCGTGTGACCAGGCTGGCGTTCGCAGCCGAGACGGCGGAAGGCTGCCGCAAGGTCGGATTCACTCTGTCTGAGCCGCAAGATGGTCAGATCGGCGTGAAGGACGGTTGGATCGTCGATATGTCTGGCATCGCAGGTGGCGAGCTTGGAATGCCAGAGCAGGTCGCCAAGGTGTCTGAGTTTACGCATCTGACTGAGCCTGATGGCACGGTGTACCCGCATTTGCTTGCTGATGCGTTGACCGCATTGGCGCTGGTGCTGGGGCTTGGCGCAGACAAAGAGAAAGCCATCGCATCTCTGGAACAATTCACGCCAGGCGGGCATCGCATTCAGACTGTCGCCACCGCCACCACGCCAGATGGGGGCAGCATTCGTTTCGTGGATGATTCCAAGGCGACCAATGCACATGCAGCCAAGGCATCGCTCAATAGTTTTGCAGACAAATCCGTGGTGTGGATCGCTGGCGGATTGGCCAAGGGCAGCCGTTTCGAACAGTTGGTGGCAGAACAGTCGCACACCATCAAAGCCGCGGTCGTCATTGGCAAAGATCAGCAGCCCATCTTGGACGCGTTCGCAGCAAGTGCTCCCGACATTCCGTTGACCATCATCGATCCGGCGAATAATGACGTCATTATGGAACGGGCCGTCGATGCTGCGGGTGAATATGCCCAATCCGGCGATGTGGTGCTGATGGCGCCTGCCTGTGCGTCCATGGATCAGTTCAAGTCGTATGCCGATCGTGGAAACCAGTTCGCACAGCAGGCTCAGCGTTGGGTGAATGAGCATGGAGAAGCCTAA
- the mraY gene encoding phospho-N-acetylmuramoyl-pentapeptide-transferase, whose protein sequence is MISLIIGIVVSLVVTIVGTPLLIRLVHKLNYGQYIRQDGPKSHLVKRGTPTLGGVVINLAVVLGWGSSALYRFITRGEVPSWSALLVLFAMLSMGMLGFIDDFAKVRKKQSEGLTVKGKFIGQFVLATIYAVLALILPTNSGFPSAQAGMSFIEEPFFSFEFAGKAVAIVLFVIWVNFLMTAWTNAINLTDGLDGLAAGSSMIAFMGYAVITFWEFYHLKGLGHEGFAYAVSDPLDLTIIAACAAMACFGFLWYNSNPASIFMGDTGSLALGGLFAAMSIATHTEFLAIILGGLFVIETMSDVIQVGYFKMTRKRVFKMAPIHHHFELKGWPEVKVVIRFWMIELLFVLIALVIFYGDWVSRSGL, encoded by the coding sequence GTGATTTCGCTCATCATCGGAATTGTGGTGTCGCTGGTCGTAACGATTGTGGGAACACCGCTGCTGATTCGTTTGGTACACAAGCTTAATTACGGGCAGTACATACGCCAAGATGGTCCGAAGTCCCATCTGGTCAAGCGTGGCACGCCTACGTTGGGTGGCGTGGTCATCAATCTGGCGGTTGTGTTGGGTTGGGGCTCGTCGGCACTGTATCGCTTCATCACCAGGGGAGAGGTGCCGTCATGGTCGGCGCTGCTGGTGCTGTTCGCCATGCTATCGATGGGTATGCTGGGATTCATCGACGATTTCGCGAAGGTTCGCAAAAAGCAGAGCGAAGGCCTGACGGTCAAAGGCAAATTCATCGGCCAGTTCGTTCTCGCCACCATCTATGCGGTGCTGGCGTTGATTCTGCCGACGAATTCCGGCTTCCCCAGCGCGCAGGCCGGCATGAGCTTCATTGAAGAGCCGTTTTTCAGTTTCGAGTTCGCAGGCAAAGCCGTGGCCATCGTGTTGTTCGTGATCTGGGTGAACTTCCTGATGACCGCATGGACCAATGCCATCAACCTGACCGATGGTCTTGACGGATTGGCTGCTGGTTCTTCGATGATCGCATTCATGGGATATGCGGTGATCACTTTTTGGGAGTTCTACCACCTCAAGGGTTTGGGACATGAAGGCTTCGCCTACGCGGTGTCCGATCCTCTTGATCTGACCATCATCGCGGCCTGCGCGGCGATGGCGTGCTTCGGATTCCTGTGGTACAACTCCAATCCAGCATCCATTTTCATGGGAGATACCGGTTCTCTGGCGCTTGGCGGCTTGTTTGCGGCCATGTCAATCGCCACACATACGGAATTCCTGGCGATTATCCTTGGCGGCCTGTTTGTGATTGAAACCATGAGCGACGTTATTCAGGTCGGCTATTTCAAGATGACTCGCAAGCGTGTGTTCAAGATGGCTCCGATCCATCATCACTTCGAATTGAAGGGGTGGCCGGAAGTCAAGGTTGTAATTCGCTTCTGGATGATTGAATTGCTGTTCGTGTTAATTGCGTTGGTGATTTTCTACGGCGATTGGGTCTCCCGTTCCGGTCTGTGA
- a CDS encoding UDP-N-acetylmuramoyl-tripeptide--D-alanyl-D-alanine ligase has protein sequence MMPMSLEEIAQAVQGRLIAGTAAIDTPVATSTFTDSRQIVEGSVFVAIAGERVDGHDYVSKVGAQGAVAAIVDHEIDGAGVPQIVVEDTVLALGALAKHNIERRRALETPFTVIGITGSVGKTTTKDLMKALLAHIGPTIAPVGSFNNEIGLPLTSLKVHAETRFLVAEMGANHVGEIANLTSLVPPDIAVVLKVGVAHLGEFGSPERIAQAKSEIIRGLVPGGLSVLNANDEHVAAMSAIAPGDVMWFGLPQNNDGKPAISAQHVHCDELDHPSFILDNGDGEHAEVTLGICGQHNVMNALAAASVAMRLGMSIGDVASALSDVTAISPHRMAVSIVNKQETSFTLIDDSFNANPDSMKAGLDGLLRWKAGSESQPFRVAVLGAMLELGPDEKDLHVGIGRYALEGGVDALLTVGSASDASLDALAGAMADGASSAGDASHVDWVHDIDEADSLVTRLAVEHPGAVVLLKGSHASGLSALAERWQALAAQ, from the coding sequence ATGATGCCAATGAGCTTGGAGGAAATCGCCCAGGCGGTTCAGGGACGGCTGATTGCCGGCACCGCGGCGATTGATACGCCTGTGGCCACCAGCACATTCACTGATTCACGACAGATTGTTGAAGGATCGGTATTCGTGGCGATTGCCGGAGAACGCGTGGATGGCCACGATTATGTGTCGAAGGTAGGCGCTCAGGGCGCTGTTGCCGCAATAGTCGACCATGAGATCGACGGTGCCGGAGTGCCTCAGATCGTGGTGGAAGATACGGTGCTTGCCTTGGGCGCGTTGGCCAAGCACAATATCGAACGCCGGCGTGCGTTGGAAACGCCGTTTACGGTGATTGGCATCACCGGTTCCGTCGGAAAAACCACTACCAAGGATCTCATGAAGGCGTTGCTGGCGCACATAGGACCGACGATTGCGCCGGTCGGATCGTTCAACAATGAAATCGGACTGCCGTTGACTTCGCTCAAAGTACATGCGGAAACTCGCTTTCTGGTTGCGGAAATGGGTGCCAATCATGTTGGGGAAATCGCGAATTTGACGTCGCTGGTGCCGCCGGATATTGCGGTCGTGTTGAAAGTCGGCGTCGCGCATCTAGGGGAATTCGGCTCGCCGGAACGCATCGCACAAGCCAAATCGGAAATCATCCGTGGTCTTGTTCCAGGTGGTCTTTCCGTACTGAACGCGAATGACGAGCATGTGGCTGCGATGAGCGCCATCGCTCCGGGCGACGTGATGTGGTTCGGACTTCCGCAGAACAATGACGGCAAGCCGGCAATCAGCGCGCAACATGTGCATTGCGACGAATTGGACCATCCGAGCTTCATTTTGGACAATGGTGATGGCGAGCATGCCGAAGTCACCTTGGGCATCTGCGGTCAGCATAATGTCATGAATGCGCTTGCCGCCGCTTCAGTGGCGATGCGTTTGGGCATGTCGATTGGCGATGTCGCATCCGCATTGTCGGATGTGACGGCCATCAGTCCCCATCGCATGGCTGTTTCCATCGTGAACAAGCAGGAAACGTCATTCACGTTGATCGATGATTCATTCAACGCCAATCCTGATTCCATGAAAGCCGGTCTTGACGGATTGCTGCGTTGGAAGGCTGGTTCCGAAAGCCAGCCATTCCGTGTTGCGGTGTTGGGCGCCATGCTTGAGCTCGGTCCGGATGAAAAGGATTTGCATGTTGGCATCGGCCGGTATGCGTTGGAAGGCGGGGTTGATGCGCTGCTGACGGTTGGCAGTGCATCCGATGCTTCCCTGGACGCTCTGGCAGGTGCCATGGCGGACGGCGCATCCTCGGCGGGAGACGCTTCTCACGTCGATTGGGTTCACGATATCGATGAGGCCGATAGTCTTGTGACGCGACTCGCCGTCGAACATCCAGGTGCCGTGGTGCTGCTTAAAGGTTCCCACGCTTCCGGCTTGAGCGCTCTGGCCGAACGTTGGCAGGCCCTGGCTGCACAATAG
- a CDS encoding peptidoglycan D,D-transpeptidase FtsI family protein — protein MAIGVILALMGTACLIQLANIQLINGKTMAQAAAQNRTITVTLKARRGKIMDTNGSILAQSVERYTIIGNPEEAQAFTPTTCTKQTGDNCHQIDGKPVGATGAAAVARLLAPVLDMDATELGAMLSGTGQYAVLKKDVTPAVKRKISKLNLGGIVYAELSNERIYSNGTLMGALLGGVDGEGKGVAGIEQMENKTLTGEDGYQVYQQGNNGVEIPGTMTESKDAVNGSDVTLTIDHDVQWYVEKVLKESCTKYSSPWGVAVVQDTQTGDILALADSDEIEAGSDQAKMTVSRAVSETFEPGSIGKVFTMSGMIQLGLHQASDKFTVPDHITTNGQTYSDATTHGDEHWTLAGILEQSSNVGMIIAAEKMSNEQRYEFISKFGIGQDNGLGLPGEADGLLYSADQWDLRTQNTVLFGQAYTTNALQLTNAVAVIANKGVKKPQRIIKAISDAEGHSEEQKPEGEATRVIDEQVASQVMNAMESVSDHYSQFVKVDGYRVAAKSGTAEVAGADGRLSSIISDYSAIIPADNPRFVVTVVLKDPQGGYGGLTAGPVTAEIGEFLMQKYEVPASSPRTDAIPVTW, from the coding sequence ATGGCCATCGGCGTCATTCTGGCGTTGATGGGCACGGCTTGCCTTATTCAATTGGCCAACATCCAGTTGATCAATGGCAAAACCATGGCGCAGGCCGCGGCGCAAAACCGCACGATTACCGTGACTTTGAAGGCACGGCGCGGCAAAATCATGGACACGAACGGCTCGATTCTCGCGCAAAGCGTGGAGCGCTACACCATCATCGGCAACCCCGAGGAAGCACAGGCCTTCACTCCCACAACCTGCACCAAACAGACCGGAGACAACTGCCATCAGATCGATGGCAAGCCGGTAGGTGCTACCGGAGCTGCGGCGGTAGCTAGACTCCTCGCTCCGGTACTGGACATGGACGCCACCGAATTGGGTGCCATGCTTTCGGGAACAGGCCAATATGCGGTACTCAAAAAAGATGTGACGCCGGCCGTTAAGCGCAAGATCTCCAAACTCAATCTGGGCGGTATCGTCTACGCGGAACTCAGCAACGAGCGCATCTATTCCAACGGAACCCTGATGGGCGCACTGCTGGGAGGTGTCGACGGTGAAGGCAAAGGCGTAGCGGGCATCGAACAGATGGAAAACAAGACGTTGACAGGCGAAGACGGGTACCAAGTCTACCAACAAGGCAACAACGGCGTCGAAATCCCCGGAACCATGACCGAATCAAAAGACGCGGTCAACGGCTCCGATGTCACACTGACCATCGACCATGACGTGCAGTGGTACGTCGAAAAAGTGCTGAAGGAAAGCTGCACGAAATATAGTTCACCGTGGGGAGTCGCCGTGGTGCAGGACACACAAACAGGGGACATTCTCGCGCTCGCCGATAGCGACGAAATCGAAGCCGGCAGCGACCAGGCGAAAATGACGGTTTCCAGGGCCGTCAGCGAAACGTTTGAACCCGGTTCCATCGGCAAGGTTTTCACCATGTCAGGCATGATTCAGCTTGGATTGCACCAGGCATCGGATAAATTCACGGTGCCGGACCACATTACGACGAACGGGCAGACCTACAGCGATGCGACGACCCACGGCGATGAGCATTGGACGCTGGCAGGCATTCTCGAGCAATCGTCGAATGTCGGCATGATCATCGCCGCGGAGAAGATGTCTAACGAGCAGCGATATGAGTTCATCAGCAAATTCGGTATCGGACAAGACAATGGGCTTGGTCTTCCCGGCGAAGCGGATGGTCTGCTGTATTCGGCCGATCAATGGGATCTGCGAACCCAGAACACCGTGCTGTTCGGCCAGGCGTATACGACCAATGCGCTCCAGTTGACGAACGCGGTTGCCGTGATCGCCAACAAGGGCGTCAAAAAGCCGCAGCGCATCATCAAGGCGATCAGCGATGCCGAAGGGCATTCCGAAGAGCAGAAGCCTGAAGGCGAAGCGACGCGCGTGATTGACGAGCAGGTGGCCTCACAGGTGATGAATGCCATGGAATCCGTGTCCGACCACTATTCCCAGTTCGTCAAAGTGGATGGTTACCGTGTCGCGGCAAAGTCCGGTACCGCGGAAGTTGCCGGTGCGGACGGACGTCTGTCGTCGATTATCAGCGATTATTCTGCGATTATTCCTGCGGATAATCCTCGTTTCGTCGTTACGGTGGTGTTGAAAGATCCGCAAGGCGGTTATGGTGGTCTGACGGCAGGCCCGGTCACTGCGGAGATTGGTGAATTCCTTATGCAGAAGTACGAAGTGCCGGCGTCAAGTCCGCGAACTGATGCTATTCCAGTGACTTGGTGA
- the rsmH gene encoding 16S rRNA (cytosine(1402)-N(4))-methyltransferase RsmH, producing the protein MTDVTTIHQPVLLRDCVDLVVPALARPGSIAVDCTLGLAGHSTAFLKASPQARLIGIDRDTEALSLATQRMRMEGLADRFIPVHAAFDDFAQVLDDQGIDQVNAVFMDLGLSSLQIDETERGFSYSHDAPLDMRMDVTQPLTAEQILAEYSFADLVRIFRTYGEERFSKQIAREIVRRREIEPLTTSGQLNRLVDEVVPQAHRPAGNPAKRVFQALRIEVNGELDKLAGTLPQIANHLAVGGRLVVESYHSLEDKTVKTFMNQGLKADVPADMPVIPPDMMPFFKELTRGAIKAAEEEIAMNPRSASVRLRAVELTRPIPERWRKRFDQGNDYASMKRQGRRG; encoded by the coding sequence ATGACAGATGTAACGACCATACATCAGCCAGTGTTGCTGCGCGACTGCGTGGATCTGGTGGTCCCGGCGTTGGCGAGGCCAGGGTCGATTGCGGTGGATTGCACGCTTGGTTTGGCGGGGCATTCCACGGCTTTTCTCAAAGCGAGTCCGCAAGCGCGTCTGATCGGCATCGATCGAGACACGGAGGCGCTTTCGCTCGCCACGCAGCGAATGCGGATGGAAGGTCTTGCCGACCGCTTCATACCCGTGCACGCCGCATTCGACGATTTCGCGCAAGTGCTTGATGATCAGGGGATCGACCAGGTAAACGCCGTGTTCATGGATTTGGGATTGTCGAGTTTGCAGATTGACGAGACGGAGCGGGGATTCTCCTATTCTCACGATGCGCCTTTGGACATGCGTATGGACGTGACCCAGCCATTGACCGCCGAACAGATACTTGCTGAATATTCGTTCGCTGATCTGGTACGCATTTTCCGTACATATGGTGAGGAACGCTTCTCCAAGCAGATAGCCCGCGAAATCGTGCGTAGGCGTGAGATCGAACCATTGACCACATCGGGGCAGCTCAACCGATTGGTGGATGAGGTTGTGCCGCAAGCGCACCGTCCTGCGGGAAATCCCGCGAAACGTGTGTTCCAGGCATTACGTATTGAAGTCAACGGCGAGCTCGACAAATTGGCGGGGACGCTACCGCAGATCGCCAACCATCTTGCGGTGGGAGGACGTTTGGTGGTGGAGTCGTACCATTCGCTGGAAGACAAGACCGTCAAAACATTTATGAATCAAGGTCTGAAAGCTGACGTGCCCGCAGATATGCCGGTAATACCCCCGGATATGATGCCGTTCTTCAAAGAACTGACGCGAGGCGCCATCAAAGCGGCCGAGGAAGAAATCGCCATGAATCCAAGGTCGGCCTCTGTGCGACTGCGCGCAGTGGAACTGACCAGACCAATTCCTGAACGCTGGCGAAAACGATTCGACCAAGGCAATGATTACGCAAGCATGAAACGACAAGGAAGGAGGGGCTGA
- the mraZ gene encoding division/cell wall cluster transcriptional repressor MraZ: MVQSVETEPFSDDGSTQASGVMAGLPPLLLGTYTPKIDAKGRMALPAKFRSQLGPGMVMARGQERCVYLLPQSEFRRIALQIQRTSMGNKAARDYLRVFLSGAVDQEPDRQGRVLVPQMLRDYANLGSDIVVIGVGTRAEIWNKQAWEEYLAEQEQGYSDIADDVLPAVEF, from the coding sequence ATGGTTCAAAGCGTTGAAACCGAGCCCTTCTCCGACGATGGTTCGACGCAAGCGAGCGGTGTGATGGCTGGACTGCCTCCGCTGCTGTTGGGAACATACACTCCAAAAATCGACGCCAAAGGACGTATGGCATTGCCTGCAAAATTTCGCAGCCAGCTGGGACCGGGCATGGTGATGGCCCGTGGTCAGGAGCGATGTGTCTATCTGTTGCCCCAATCGGAATTTCGCCGGATCGCATTGCAGATCCAGCGCACATCCATGGGAAACAAGGCTGCACGTGATTATTTGCGTGTGTTCCTTTCCGGCGCGGTTGATCAGGAGCCAGACAGGCAAGGACGTGTGCTCGTGCCGCAGATGTTGCGCGATTACGCGAATTTGGGAAGCGACATCGTGGTGATTGGCGTGGGGACCCGAGCGGAGATTTGGAACAAGCAGGCATGGGAGGAATATCTCGCCGAACAGGAGCAGGGATATTCCGATATTGCCGATGACGTATTACCGGCGGTGGAATTCTGA